From the Maioricimonas rarisocia genome, one window contains:
- a CDS encoding leucine-rich repeat domain-containing protein — MTSHSATLRLVSLLLLPVLLAMQGCGAPAPDPAPMSTLDSTHEATWTDQIAAVREGASREVVVTETPVAEEELEMLGKGCESLEVLDIGTLKSPSVADDLTVLQALPHLRRVRFGFEVDDAMLETLAATESLRAINLPKGTFSDAGLAKLAELPELELLRFHSPHVTDAGMQSIAAMPSLRFLHLIDVPITDDGIAALHEMDQLESLYIDGGACTDDGLRALLQALPELHFHRDQLHLPDDPHRHPHD; from the coding sequence ATGACCTCGCACAGCGCCACTCTGCGTCTCGTCTCACTGCTGCTGCTTCCTGTGCTGCTTGCCATGCAGGGCTGCGGCGCACCTGCGCCCGACCCGGCACCGATGTCGACCCTCGATTCCACACACGAAGCAACCTGGACCGACCAGATTGCTGCCGTCCGGGAAGGAGCGTCGAGGGAGGTCGTCGTTACCGAAACTCCCGTCGCCGAAGAAGAGCTGGAGATGCTCGGCAAGGGATGCGAATCGCTCGAAGTCCTCGACATCGGCACTCTGAAATCACCGTCGGTCGCCGATGATCTGACGGTACTTCAGGCACTGCCCCACCTGCGCCGGGTCCGCTTCGGCTTTGAGGTCGATGACGCCATGCTCGAAACACTCGCAGCGACCGAGTCCCTGCGGGCCATTAATCTGCCGAAGGGAACATTCTCCGATGCGGGACTGGCGAAGCTCGCCGAGCTGCCCGAGCTGGAACTGCTGCGTTTCCACTCGCCCCACGTGACCGACGCCGGCATGCAGTCAATCGCTGCGATGCCATCGCTGAGGTTTCTGCATCTCATCGACGTGCCGATTACTGACGACGGGATCGCCGCACTGCACGAAATGGACCAGCTCGAGTCCCTGTACATCGACGGCGGCGCATGCACCGACGATGGCCTGCGGGCCCTGCTGCAGGCCCTGCCCGAACTGCATTTCCATCGCGATCAGCTGCACCTGCCGGACGATCCGCACCGGCATCCCCACGACTGA
- a CDS encoding acetylxylan esterase translates to MSQFVRAAVVTGLLLLSVGTLRADNDSTLRVFPEGQRPDDRRLEPLKDLNGYFPFEVPESPAEWDDRAEELRRRVLVANGLWPMPPKTPLNAVIHGKVERDGFTVERVYFESQPGFYVTGMLFRPSEGEGPFPGVLSPHGHGGRLQDAGPDKVLQQIERGEEKFAASGRFPKLARCAQLARMGCVTFIYDMIGYADNTQLSYELAHRFAKQRPEMEDPENWGLYSTQAELRMQSIFGLQTWNSIRALDFLCSLPDVDASRIGVTGGSGGGTQTIVLCAIDPRPVVAFPQGMVSTAMQGGCTCENCSLLRVGTGNVELTALFAPRPQAMTAANDWTKEMMTKGYPQLQQLYRMLGHPEKVDCDAYLHFPHNYNYVTRAHMYDWFNEYLGLGLEEPIVEEDYELLSSEEMAVWNDEHPAPKARGEAFERQLLSQMTEQSDAQIASLLPEDQKSVEQYREIVGGAFETIFGRTIDGVGTVERENIAKVDRGDYWFFKDVLTVPAHGEQLPVVSVYPKSVDWSGRVVVWLTGQGKAGLFDDAGEPVDAVRTLLERGDSVVTADLFGQGEFASSPDEFAQNRKVENPREYAGYTYTYNNPLFSQRVHDVLTLLKWVDADDHGTEGVTLVGTGEAGLIVATAAPLSGKTVDAVAVETGGFRFATLDSFRDRRFVPGVVKYGDLPALLGLAAPRELLVVGDAEEIPAAVETCYSATDRSKLTWAANANDATARIVDWLAGD, encoded by the coding sequence ATGTCGCAGTTTGTTCGAGCCGCAGTAGTTACCGGGCTTCTCCTCCTCTCGGTCGGAACCCTCCGAGCCGATAACGATTCGACGCTCCGGGTCTTTCCGGAAGGCCAGCGTCCGGACGACCGCCGCCTCGAGCCCCTCAAGGATCTCAACGGCTATTTCCCCTTCGAAGTCCCGGAATCGCCTGCCGAGTGGGATGACCGGGCCGAAGAACTCCGTCGACGCGTTCTGGTCGCCAACGGCCTGTGGCCCATGCCGCCGAAGACGCCGCTCAACGCGGTGATCCACGGCAAGGTCGAACGGGACGGTTTTACGGTCGAGCGGGTGTATTTCGAGTCTCAGCCTGGCTTCTACGTCACCGGGATGCTGTTCCGTCCGTCTGAAGGTGAAGGGCCCTTTCCGGGCGTGCTTTCGCCGCATGGACATGGCGGCCGTCTGCAGGATGCCGGCCCCGACAAGGTCCTGCAGCAGATCGAGCGGGGCGAAGAGAAGTTCGCAGCCTCCGGCCGGTTCCCCAAGCTGGCCCGCTGTGCGCAGCTCGCCCGCATGGGGTGCGTGACCTTCATCTACGACATGATCGGCTATGCCGACAACACGCAGCTCTCTTACGAACTGGCCCATCGTTTCGCGAAGCAGCGGCCCGAGATGGAAGATCCCGAGAACTGGGGCCTGTACAGCACGCAGGCGGAGCTTCGCATGCAGTCGATCTTCGGCCTGCAGACCTGGAACTCGATCCGGGCGCTCGACTTCCTGTGCAGCCTGCCGGACGTCGACGCCAGCCGGATCGGCGTGACCGGCGGCAGTGGCGGAGGAACGCAGACCATTGTCCTCTGCGCCATCGACCCCCGCCCGGTCGTCGCGTTTCCCCAGGGAATGGTTTCCACAGCCATGCAGGGGGGCTGCACGTGTGAGAACTGCAGCCTGCTGCGGGTCGGCACCGGCAACGTCGAGCTGACGGCACTGTTCGCTCCGCGTCCCCAGGCGATGACCGCCGCCAACGACTGGACGAAGGAGATGATGACCAAGGGGTATCCGCAGCTTCAGCAGCTGTACCGCATGCTCGGCCACCCGGAGAAGGTCGACTGCGACGCCTACCTGCACTTCCCCCACAACTACAACTACGTGACGCGGGCCCACATGTACGACTGGTTCAACGAGTACCTCGGTCTGGGGCTCGAAGAACCGATCGTCGAGGAGGATTACGAACTCCTCTCTTCCGAAGAAATGGCCGTCTGGAACGACGAGCATCCCGCTCCCAAGGCACGAGGCGAAGCATTCGAGCGGCAACTCCTGTCGCAGATGACCGAACAGTCCGACGCCCAGATTGCTTCCCTGCTGCCGGAAGACCAGAAGTCCGTCGAGCAGTACCGTGAAATCGTCGGCGGAGCGTTCGAGACGATCTTCGGCCGGACCATTGATGGCGTCGGCACGGTCGAGCGTGAGAACATCGCCAAGGTCGATCGGGGGGATTACTGGTTCTTCAAGGATGTGCTGACCGTGCCCGCACACGGCGAGCAGTTGCCGGTCGTTTCGGTCTACCCGAAATCGGTCGATTGGAGCGGACGGGTTGTGGTCTGGCTGACCGGCCAGGGGAAGGCGGGACTGTTCGACGATGCCGGCGAACCGGTCGACGCCGTCCGCACGCTGCTGGAACGTGGCGACTCGGTCGTGACGGCGGACCTGTTCGGCCAGGGGGAGTTCGCCAGCAGCCCCGATGAGTTTGCTCAGAACCGCAAGGTCGAGAATCCGCGCGAGTATGCAGGCTACACCTACACGTACAACAATCCGCTGTTCTCGCAGCGGGTGCACGACGTCCTGACGCTGCTGAAGTGGGTCGACGCGGATGATCACGGCACCGAGGGGGTGACGCTCGTTGGCACGGGCGAAGCCGGGCTGATCGTCGCGACCGCAGCGCCGCTGTCGGGCAAGACGGTCGATGCCGTGGCGGTCGAGACCGGTGGTTTCCGCTTTGCGACGCTGGACAGCTTCCGGGATCGACGGTTTGTCCCGGGCGTCGTCAAGTACGGCGATCTGCCCGCCCTGCTCGGTCTGGCGGCACCGCGCGAACTGCTCGTGGTGGGGGATGCAGAAGAGATTCCCGCAGCCGTCGAAACCTGCTATTCCGCCACCGACCGGTCGAAACTGACGTGGGCCGCCAATGCGAACGACGCCACTGCCCGCATCGTCGACTGGCTGGCGGGCGACTGA
- a CDS encoding SGNH/GDSL hydrolase family protein yields MSHQNESATPRRTFLTEAALGAAGLAAFGQLHQTASAAEDSPSGSLIEENDVVLFQGDSITDAGRDRKTAGKANHQPALGKGYAWMAASELLTTHPDAGLQIYNRGISGNKVFQLADRWQADCLDLKPDVLSILIGVNDIWHHLNGRYDGTVEVYEKDYRVLLERTKKALPEVRLVICEPFVLRCGAVNDSWFPQFDAYRAAAKRVADSFDATFVPFQSMFDAAVQYAPPEHWAGDGVHPSPYGAALMASFWTNAVLGHTT; encoded by the coding sequence ATGAGCCACCAGAACGAATCGGCAACGCCGCGTCGCACCTTTCTCACCGAGGCGGCACTGGGAGCAGCCGGCCTGGCCGCCTTTGGACAACTGCATCAGACCGCATCCGCCGCGGAGGACTCCCCCTCAGGATCGCTCATCGAGGAGAACGACGTCGTTCTCTTCCAGGGAGACTCGATCACCGATGCCGGGCGCGATCGCAAGACCGCCGGCAAGGCGAACCACCAGCCGGCTCTCGGCAAGGGGTATGCGTGGATGGCGGCGTCCGAACTGCTCACGACGCATCCGGACGCCGGTCTGCAGATCTACAACCGGGGAATCAGCGGCAACAAGGTGTTTCAGCTTGCCGACCGCTGGCAGGCGGACTGCCTGGATCTGAAGCCGGACGTGCTGAGCATTCTGATTGGCGTCAATGACATCTGGCATCATCTGAACGGCCGTTACGACGGGACCGTGGAAGTCTACGAGAAGGACTACCGGGTCCTGCTCGAGCGGACGAAGAAGGCTCTTCCCGAAGTGCGTCTGGTCATCTGCGAACCGTTCGTGCTCCGCTGTGGCGCGGTCAACGATTCGTGGTTTCCGCAGTTCGACGCGTACCGGGCCGCGGCGAAGCGGGTCGCCGATTCCTTCGACGCCACATTCGTGCCGTTCCAGTCGATGTTCGACGCGGCTGTGCAGTACGCCCCGCCGGAGCACTGGGCGGGAGACGGCGTGCATCCCTCTCCGTACGGCGCCGCGCTGATGGCCAGTTTCTGGACGAATGCCGTGCTCGGTCACACGACGTAA
- a CDS encoding MarR family winged helix-turn-helix transcriptional regulator — protein MLKYDFEASIGYWVIISSLAFRRALNEELAPHGITFRQSQVLGWLVLEGELSQGELASRMEVEPPTLAGLVDRMENAGWVTRCVCPDDRRKKIIRLQDQAGPVWEKIAECARRVRKVATRGLTDEQSDQLLSLLRVVHGNLTQSIRGMDPPTEPK, from the coding sequence GTGCTCAAGTACGACTTCGAGGCCAGTATCGGATACTGGGTCATCATCTCGTCGCTGGCGTTTCGCCGGGCACTGAACGAAGAACTGGCTCCGCACGGGATCACCTTCCGGCAGTCACAGGTCCTCGGTTGGCTTGTGCTCGAGGGCGAGCTCTCGCAGGGGGAACTGGCCAGCCGGATGGAAGTGGAACCTCCCACACTGGCCGGGCTGGTGGACCGGATGGAAAACGCCGGCTGGGTGACGCGATGCGTCTGCCCCGACGATCGCCGCAAAAAGATCATTCGCCTTCAGGATCAGGCAGGCCCGGTCTGGGAAAAGATTGCCGAGTGTGCCCGCCGGGTCCGCAAGGTTGCCACCCGCGGACTGACAGACGAACAATCCGATCAGTTGCTGTCTCTGCTGCGCGTGGTACACGGGAACCTCACCCAATCGATTCGGGGCATGGATCCTCCAACGGAACCGAAATAA
- a CDS encoding efflux RND transporter periplasmic adaptor subunit, which produces MQRRICLCFAAIVLSLTGAVSGVLAQSPVIVSRVVEREVRTGQTFVGTILPEKRATIGSAVGGRVVEFPIDEGDRVEEGQALAKLLTNTINLELDAAEAELQLRKHELEELENGTRPEEITQARAQMEAARTALTFSEKRLERIQRLAARGDAATQDQLDEAIAGRDNAQATLDERTAAFELAGAGPRKEQIAQARARVAMQSALVQNLESKIVKHTMIARFNGYVVSEHTEVGAWVNSGDPVAEIVALDRVDVLAHVLETHVPHIRPGIESRVEVPALPDRFFVGKVAIVIPEGDQRSRTFPVKVRLENEIIDDHPLLKAGMLARVTLPTGARKKSLLVPKDALVLGGPSPMVYVIDVEGSGPKGKARPVPVELDIPSGSYVAVAGKLKPGERVVVRGNERLRPDQEVTITGEIAAEESASGGAGE; this is translated from the coding sequence ATGCAACGACGCATCTGCCTGTGCTTTGCCGCCATTGTCCTCAGCTTGACGGGAGCCGTCAGCGGCGTGCTGGCCCAGTCCCCCGTCATCGTTTCGCGCGTGGTCGAACGGGAAGTCCGAACCGGGCAGACGTTCGTGGGAACAATCCTGCCGGAAAAGCGCGCCACCATCGGCAGTGCCGTGGGAGGTCGCGTGGTCGAGTTCCCGATCGATGAGGGAGACCGCGTTGAAGAGGGTCAGGCACTCGCGAAACTGCTGACCAATACGATCAACCTGGAGCTGGACGCCGCCGAAGCAGAACTGCAGCTGCGCAAGCACGAACTCGAGGAACTCGAGAACGGCACGCGTCCGGAAGAGATCACCCAGGCCAGGGCCCAGATGGAGGCGGCCCGAACGGCGCTGACGTTTTCCGAGAAACGTCTGGAACGGATTCAGCGGCTGGCCGCCCGCGGCGATGCCGCCACTCAGGATCAGCTCGACGAGGCCATCGCCGGCCGTGACAACGCTCAGGCAACCCTGGACGAGCGGACGGCCGCATTCGAACTGGCCGGTGCCGGTCCCCGCAAGGAGCAGATCGCTCAGGCGCGAGCCCGCGTCGCCATGCAGTCGGCCCTCGTTCAGAACCTCGAGTCCAAGATCGTCAAGCACACGATGATCGCCCGCTTCAACGGCTACGTCGTGTCCGAACACACCGAAGTGGGTGCCTGGGTCAACAGTGGCGACCCCGTCGCCGAAATCGTCGCCCTCGACCGCGTCGACGTTCTCGCACACGTGCTCGAAACCCACGTGCCGCACATCCGCCCCGGCATCGAGTCCCGCGTCGAAGTTCCTGCTCTTCCGGACCGGTTCTTCGTCGGCAAAGTCGCGATTGTCATTCCGGAGGGGGACCAGCGATCGCGGACGTTCCCCGTCAAAGTGCGGCTGGAAAACGAGATCATCGACGACCACCCCCTGCTGAAGGCGGGGATGCTGGCGCGGGTCACTCTGCCGACCGGAGCGCGAAAGAAGTCCCTGCTCGTTCCCAAGGATGCCCTCGTCCTGGGAGGACCGAGTCCGATGGTGTACGTCATCGATGTCGAAGGAAGCGGGCCCAAGGGGAAGGCCCGCCCGGTCCCGGTCGAACTGGACATACCCAGCGGTTCGTATGTCGCGGTCGCCGGAAAACTGAAGCCGGGTGAACGTGTCGTCGTCCGGGGGAACGAACGACTCCGACCGGACCAGGAAGTGACCATTACCGGCGAAATCGCCGCGGAGGAATCGGCATCGGGCGGCGCGGGAGAATAA